Genomic DNA from Triticum dicoccoides isolate Atlit2015 ecotype Zavitan chromosome 4B, WEW_v2.0, whole genome shotgun sequence:
ATGGTCGATGCTGGTGCTCGTCGGCGACCCCCACCGCGAGATGCGCTTCATCTCCCTCAACTTCCTCAGCTCCGTCCGCCTCCGCGCCGTGCTCCTCCCGGAGGTGGAGCGCCACACCCTCCTCGTCCTCCGCGACTGgctgccttcctcctcctcctccgtcttcTCCGCGCAGCACGAAGCCAAGAAGGTAAACCACCAACTCTCCGATTAACCGCGCGCCATGCACAGCGCCTGCATAGCACACACCTACATGCCGCGCACCCGCGGCAGTGGGGTGATGGTGGCGGCGTGGTCCATGCAAAGCAAGCGAGATCGATGGATGTGGAATTGACAACGTcgtaccccagctcagctgctaatTAACGATGGACGGATGCGTTCGTTGGTGCGTGCAGTTCACGTTTAACCTGATGGCGAAGAACATCATGAGCATGGACCCCGGCGAGGAGGAGACGGAGCGGCTGAGGCTCGAGTACATCACGTTCATGAAGGGGGTGGTGTCCGCGCCCCTCAACTTCCCCGGCACGGCCTACTGGAAGGCCCTCAAGGTGAGTCAGTACTCCTTATTTTCTTTCTGCATCAGGTCCAATCAGACACCACTGGATCCATCGATGCTTATTTTCTTTCTGCTAAAGCCACTTCCATTGCCACCCTTCTATCTATATATAGAATGAACTTGCACCAGTGTTTGCACAAAATCAGTTTCTCATCACTACATATATGGGCACCTAAAAGAAAGAAACACTTTTTTTCATTCTACTAGGTATAAATAAAAGAACCTCTTGAGAGAATAGTGAATACTAGGTTTCCTTTTACAAATGTTGGTTGAAAGGTGTGTATCCATCTAGGTCAAGCCAGTTGGTGCATGGTTGGGATTGTTTCTTGTTAGCTAGGGGAAAGGGTTAATCAGCCAGTCGATCTACTTAATTATGCATGGCAAGAAAATCACATATAGTTGATACTACTgcatagtactactagtagtagtgaaCATATAGCTAGAAAACCATTCATGCACATGGACATGGCGCCGGTGTTACCTCTGATTAGATCGATCAACTCTTGTTTCTTTTTCCTGGCGTCCTACTTTGCCCTCGGAGGTAGTACTGATCATCACTCATGGGCGCATAAAAATGTTGCCCGCTTTTTACTGCTTGTGAGGTCACACTCAAATGATCTTTATTGATTGCTCCCAGatgcagcatgcatgcatgcatgctctcACACTCTTTCTCTCCCCTACACACGGCCCCTGCTCACACAATTGCAACTTGGAGTTTTGACCTCTTAGAAAAAGTTCAGTGACGAACCTCCATAATTTGGCATGATTATATGTTGGGGGAATCATCATTTATCATGATTCAACCGCTGACCAACTCTTACCACACTGGAACCACATTTATGTGGCCAGGCACGCTATTAGCAACCCTCTTAATTTTGTTTTAATTAAGCACCCCTTGTTAGCTGAAATCAATCCTATATATATAGTGTATACCTAGATTGATGTAGAGGGAAATTTTGTCAAGCAAATGGTTGGTGTCATCAATGTTGGCATATATATGCTTGATTTATGAAATGTGTAAAGCGATTTTCCATTGTATAGTCGTGCTTAGGAAGTTCTTCTCATTACCTATTCGCCAACTTACAAACGTTCCTAAGCataaaagtgaaaaaaaaaatacagattgaaaagaaaaaggaaaccaaAAGAGAAAGACctttttttttgtttaattatcACTTTTTAATTGTCAGAGCGCCAAAAAGGGAGAAGGAGAATAATTTGTATGCTTGAGAAGTATCCTATTTTATTTGACGGCAACTATGTTAAAAAGATATGAATTGCTCCAAAACAGAAAGCTATGACAAGGCACGATCTTAGGCCAGTAGGCGGTTAGGCAACATCTTAACGATAGTGACATGTCCAATTTTCTCAAGTCCCAACAAAATTACTGCATATGACTTTGCACTATAATTTTATTTTGTTCGGTCATGAGAAAACATCATATAATTATTTACCATGTATTTGCATGCAGTCGCGAGCCACCATACTTGGAGTAATAGAGAGGAAAATGGAGGAAAGGCTTGAGAAAATGAATAAGGAGGCCTCGAGCATGGAAGAAGATGATCTTCTCGGGTGGGCGATGAAGCAGTCCAATCTTTCGAAAGAACAAATATTGGACCTCTTGCTGAGCTTGCTGTTTGCCGGGCATGAGACATCGTCAATGGCGCTCGCCCTCGCCATCTTCTTCCTCGAAGGTTGCCCTAAAGCCGTTGAAGAACTGCGGGTACGTACAAATTCAGTTTACTATTACACCAACTCAAACTGATCTGTGCTAAACCGGACATAGCTATCTTTCTCATCTTTCGGAAGAATTAAAAAAAAAACTACATCCAGTGCATACATGGATGGTGAAATGCACCAGAAATATCATGGAAATATTGACAGTGAATCCGTGGCCGTGCAGGAGGAGCATCTTGAGATTGCTAGGAGACAGAAGCTGAGAGGGGAGTGCAAACTGAGCTGGGAAGACTACAAAGAGATGGTTTTCACGCAATGCGTAAGGCCCTCTTGATTTTGTCCGTTTCCCCCCTCGTAATATCAGTGCAAGATATATGCGTGTGACCTGGCCTTTTGTTGGCTACTTCCAGCTCCTAGTAGCACAAGGCTCGTCTAGGTGCGTAGCGCAATAGGAACTTCCCAAAATGCCATGCAAGAGCGGGAGAGGCTCCGTCGTCGATGCAAGTTGGCCAGCCACTCGTTTGGACCGTATAGTGTCCGCTTGCTCTTCTGTCTAGCTAGCAGCGGATGGCTTTTGTTTTGGAGGTTTGTTGATGCAGTGCGTGGCCAATGGATGGATGATTTTGCACTTTTGCCAGGATCCAAAATGGTCTGAGAAGTACGTGTTGCTGGGTGTATGTATATGCCAGCGTCCGTCAAGAAGGTATCTTTGTCGTCTGCCTTGGTATCCAGACGGCACGAGCAGAACACGTCAAACATACACCATCTAGTCTGGTAAAAAATCAGTGATTTGGGCTAAACAAACTGGGGTCAGGACAATGGCTTCTTTGCCATGGGGAAATATCACTGTCCATACACAGTTTGATGCCAAGGCAGGTTATCCGATCCCCTGAAAAGTTGGGGAGCACATGCCCTTCGTACAGTAGTAGTATAGTATCGTGGGTGGTGTGCTACTGTATGGAACTATACATTGTGTCATTGTACACCAAAATAGCATCTTCTGATCCTACATTCCAACTGCCGAACTCTCTTGTTTGGGAGTACAAAAGTGACAAATGTTGGACTCATTATCTGCCTCTTTTGTTGCAGGTTATAAACGAGACCTTGCGGCTAGGCAACGTGGTCAGGTTCCTGCACCGGAAGGTCATTCGAGATGTGCACTACAATGGTTGGTGGCTTAACTCTCTCTTCCTGTATGCATTTCTTCGGCAGTACTTACTACTGAACTTCTTCTTCCTAGAGTTGATGAATGTTTGCATGTGCGTCGACTGACAGGGTATGACATCCCGAGCGGATGGAAAATTCTGCCGGTGTTAGCGGCGGTGCATCTCGACTCGTCGCTGTACGAGGACCCCAGCAGCTTCAACCCTTGGAGATGGAAGGTCAGTGCCTGAACGATGCTTGCAATTTTATTCACACGAAATCAACCAGAACCATGAATCGATCCATGTTTGAAAGTAGAAGAAAAAATATGTCTAGCCGTCGTTGTTGTCTAGCCAATCATAGGCCTTCATGACGTTTGCACAGTGAAACTTAATTCAGTGGCAAAGAATGTGCACGAGCTAATAAATGTGTTCCTAATTGGAGCACAGTAGTGCATAGACTAGCTGAATGCACGACTTTTCAGCTCCACTCGACGATAACAACACGCACGCACGGGCCTGACATGAAAGGGAATGTTGAGCTCGCATGCGCACGTGTGCTCTTGATGTGGTCCGACCGATCAAAAGAGACGTGTTTGCTCCCTCTCGCTCTGTCTTTCGCTCGCTCGGTCAAAGGAGCCCCCATTGTCCGTAGCATGGGGGTTCACCGGGTCGCCACCATCTAGTGCAGCTAGGCTTAAACTTACGCTAGCTATGCAGCCAGCAGCTTGGACTCTACTGTGTGCGCATGGTCCAAGCGGAAGAGAATCCAATCAGTGGGCGATTGGAACAAGTCGGGGACCCGTCCATCTCCGTGCACATCCCATCCTTATCCGTCACGTACAAAACGACGCCATTAATCACGACTCTACCAGTTAATGCCCGTGGGGAATATGTGGTCGTGGCAATAGCACCACCACCACTTCGATCACCATGACGAAGACAAACCTGAAACGTATGTGCATTCAGTCAGGTTCAGAGGTGTTGACGTTGTGTGTTTGCTGTTTGTTGCAGGGCAACGCGTCCGGCGTGGCGCAGAACAGTAACTTCATGCCCTACGGCGGCGGCACGAGGCTCTGCGCCGGGTCGGAGCTCGCCAAGCTCGAGATGGCCATCTTCCTGCACCACCTGGTGCTCAACTTCCGGTGGGAGCTCGCCGAGCCCGACCAGGCGTTCGTGTACCCGTTCGTCGACTTCCCCAAGGGCCTGCCCATCAGGGTCCATAGGATTGcacaggaagaagaaggagaagaggagtAAAGCGTTTTGACCGTGGACATATATGATCGGTGGCTCAGTCTAGCGTCTAGGGGAGAGTATACAGAGGAAATGTACACATGTCCGTCCTTGTTTTCTTTCCCTTTTGGGTTTGTGTTATGTAGATGGGATAAACAAAGATGCTAGGGTATTACCATAAGAGGAAATGTTGGTACGCTCAGCAGTAGAGTTGTAATAAGGCCGGCCCACAGCCCACTAGTAAGTGATTCCAAAGAGTAGGCCTACCGGTCTTGCTATCTTGCCTCGTTCCTCCAGCCAATAAATATTTGATTCTAAAAACAAAGGCAATTCATATTTTCTGCTAAAAAGAGCAATTCATATTTGGCGCTTCAGGCGCCACTTATAGGCATCTTTGCAAATGGCGCATACCCTCCTAGGAATTGGGCCggcatgttttttttttttgcattgcaTACTTATTGCGCGTGCGTTGATGGAACTACTGCCACATAAAATGTTGTGACAGTCCTGGTCACTCTTTGGCGATTTGGTATGCTGGAAGGCCATTCATGAACAAAATTTCCAAAGTTCTCATGCAACACACCAGTTTATCACACGTTACTTAACTGAATTTGAACCATCTCATACGAAACAACAGAACGGGCAACCGGCAGCTGTGTGGCAGGGACGTGGGGGTTGGACTCTTCCGCCCCTTGGCTTTTGCGAAGTTGAATGTTGATGAGGCAATTGCTAGATTGCTCAAATTCAGGTTCTTTTGGTGCGGTTTGCAGGGACTCTAATGGATTATATATGGGGTCTTCGACCATCAACTGTCGTGATGTTTTAGATCCAGCAACTCTCGAAGCTTTAGCCTGCTGTAAGGCACTAGCTCTAGCGAAGGATTTGTGTCTCTGTAATATTGTGATTGCATCAGATTGCAAAGAAGTTATACAAGATATCAAATATGTTTCTTGGTGCCAAGCATGCAAGTATAATCATAGAGATCATCATCATTGCCCTTGAGTTCCAGTCCTGCTCTTTCATCTTTGAAGGACGGGAGTCCAATATAAAGGCCTATAGTCTTGCTAAATTCGCTCTAAACCTTTCTGCAGGTCAACATACAAGGGTCAGCCCCACATATTCATTGTATGACTATGAACTCTATGGTTAATCAATATGAAGTGAAGCGTGTTTAGCCTAAAAAAACTTATTATGAGTGTAGTTTTCGGGtgccacacgtgtattacgattttggaGGCTTCTAGATGCTTCTCAAACTAGTTTTCTTCTGGTGTTTTGCCTTCTTTCTGGTTttcttatttttctctttttttgcatgTATTTTTGTTCTTGTAaaattcaaatccacgatctttttACAAATTTGTTTGTTTAGATTGATGAGCTTTTTCAAACTCGTAACTTTTTCAAATCCACAAAAAAAATTGATATCGATGAACTGTTTTGAAATTGGTGATTTTTTATAAAATTTGTGAAATAAAAATCAAATTCATGATATATTTTTTTAAATCATGGATTTTTTTCCTAATGtgtaaactttttccaaattcattaAAAAAATTACAAATTTTGTTAATTTACCGAACCAATAAATTTTTTTGAAACTCATGATTTTTTTCTAAATTTGTTAAATTATTTTGTATTCACAATTTCTTAAAATATATAATATATATTCTAATATTTTGAAAAGTCAATAGTCAATGGTTCAAATGGTGAGTGGTCTTGGTCAAAATGACGATCGAGTGAAGCAACAACCATCGAGCGAGTTGAGCGATCGAGCAATTTGCTCGTGCTTGATGGGCGGGCCCAACAGACTATGGGCGTGGGCACCGGCTGGACAAATGGCGCATAAGGCGTTGTATAGGCGACCACCTTTCCATGTTGCAACAAGTGTCACACTGCATGTACATTACTCGTGGCAACCTACGAATTTTTCTTTTTTCATAGATTCatttatttaaaatgttttatcatTTAAACTATGCATCCAAATCTCGGACCATTTtcattgttggattccttacatcgagattgatcccatgttgataggtttcggCGAaccttttttcacgaaaaaaccaaaCCTTTCTAGTTGTGGCAAGCATACAAGTATAATCGGAGAGATCACTATCACTGCCACTAAGTTCTAGTCCCGCTCTTTCATCTTTGAAGGACGGAGTCCAATGTCGAGGCATATAGTATCCCTAAATTCGGTCTAAACCTTTTTATAGGTTGACATACGTGGCATGGTCATCCCCCTCATATTCATTGTATTACTAGGAACCATGTTATTAGAGCTTGTTTGGGACTGCTCTACTCCTTAAAATTCAGCTCCGCTCCAGAAAACACAAGCCAAACGGGTTAGCTCCACGATATACcgcttcgcaaaaaaaaaaactagaATTTGGGATACAACTCCCAAATTTTTATGAAGCTCTTCAGGGggaaattacccaccactgccaccagtaagtggatacCTCTTCGTTTCTCCCCCTCAACCAATCAAATAGATCATTTCCATCAAATTTCACATTCTTGTAGCTGGAGCTAGATGAAAGCCAAACATTCTCTTTGGTAGTGCTACAACTTCTGGATGAAACTGATCTAAAGTGAATTTAGTAGAGCAAAACTGATTTTGATCAAGTGGAGCAGTCCCAAACAGGCCCTTAATCAATAAAGTGGAGCGTGTTTAGCCTAGAAAAAAAACTTATTGCTCTTGCAATTTTCATGTGTCGCACTTGTATTATGTCTTTGGAAGCTTCTAGATGCTTTTCAaactatttttcttttgtttttgttttctttttagttttatttccattttattttatttctcttTTGTGTTTCGCTTTTTTTCATTCATGACATTTTTTGTCAAATTCGTTATTTTTGTTTGATGGATTTTTGGtggacattttttcaaattcatgaacttttccaaATCCTTGAccatttttgaaatttgtgaatttttttaaATTCGTGATGTAAAAAAACATTGGCTTGTTCTCAtgcgtgattttttttcaaatttcacaaaaaaaatatcaaaccgatgaagttttttgaaattcatgattttTAAAATTCACGAATgtttttccaaatttgtgaacttaTTTTGTATTCGTGAGAAAAATCAAATTAAATATATTGACAACTTTTTGAAAATTCAACGATCAATGGGTCAAAGAGTTAGTGGTCAAGGTCAAAGGGACGACCGAGCGAAACAACAACCATCGAGCAGTTGCTTGTGCTTGATGAGCCGTCACAACAAACGAGGCGCGTGAAGAAGTTCACACATGTAAACAAGTTTGTCCAATGAATATTCATTGCCAAAATAATCCTATAGATAGGACATGGTGTCGTAAGCGGCGAGTTGGAGCCCTCAAGCGGGACATGGCGAGGCCGAAGCACTCGAGTTGGGTGCGGCAAAGTCTGAATCAATCGTAGGAGTCAATGTGGTGATTATGTAATTAGGCCCGAGTCCACGGAGCGATAAGGTCGTCTTGGTGAAAAGACGATGCAATGAAGTTGAAGCCGATTTATTTGGGTGAGAAGGTCTACATGTTTGGGATGGAGTCTGCAGAGTAGGAAGGTATGTGCAGCAAGTTCATGCGGGAGGTCCGTGGAGTAAGGCATGCGCGAGGAGGTTTGCCATTGTCCGCACGGGATGGTCCGTGCGGTGCGATCCGCGTTATGAAGTGCGGGGAGGAGGGTCCGCCCGCTAATGATGTGTCAAAATCCGTTGAGCGAGATGCGACAAAGCAGAGCCCTCGGGTCTGACCCAACGATGTCAGTCGGCCTGAGTCCACAGAGATGGAGTGGAAAGGGGAGATACATTAGCAAGATAAGGGCGCTGTGGAGCTGCTAGCGCGGCGAGGCCCGAGTCCACTAAGCTGTTAGCTGGCACTTTTATGAGAGTCATGCATTATGTTCTTCGAAAATACATTGGCATATGTGTTGTGGTCTATTTTCACGATATAGTTGTGTTTAGCGAATCTCTAGAAGATCATGTCACTCATCTTAGAGACGTCTTGCATGTGCTTAGAAACGAGAGACTTTATGCTAACAtggaaaaatgcatttttggtGTCGACAAGATCGTTTTCTTGGGCtttgttgtatcttccaagggtgttcatgtcgatgagtctaaaattgaagcaattaaaacttggccacaacccactaatttgcaacaagtgcgtagtttcgttggtttagccggtttctatcatCACTTTTTTAAGGACTTTAGCATTATTGCCTCACCGATGCATGCCTTGGGTAAGAAGAGcgcaccctttgtttggggaccctCTCAATCTACCGCTTTTGaagagctcaaatctttgcttacacatgctccaaTCCTTGCATTGCCTAATTTCAACAAAACTTTTTGAGgtccattgtgatgctagtggtaatggtattggtggagttttgatgcaagaaaagtgacccattgcatattttagtgaaaaactttccggagctcaacttaactatcccatctatgacaaagaattttatgctttagtgcgagtattgcatgtttgggagcattatcttcgcccacatgaatttgtcatacataccgatcatgaaacacttaagtatcttaaaggtcaaaccaagttgaataaacggcatgctaaacatagtgaattcattgagtcttttccttatgtgatcaagtacattaagggtaaataaaatgttgtggcggatgctctttcccgcaagcACATGctagttactcaacttgaattgaatgttataGGATTTTAGCATGTTAAAGATCTTTATGCACATGATCTTTCATTTGcgcttccttatgccaaatgtcttGCTAACACTTGTTAGGATAACTATTACCTCAAGAATGGCTATCTTATGTGCGCTAACAAACTTTGTATACCCGAGTATTCTCTTTGTTTGTTACGTTTGCAAGAGGCTCACGGTGGTGGGCTtatgggacatttcggacgcgacaagaccttTGCCACACTctgtaagggcatttccctactttgtgttttggatgatgatgacaaccctttgttggtctaatcttgCTCTAAGTGCTTTAGGTTCTCGGTGATTAGGCTTACATCGGTTTGctattctctctggaaggaaaagatcgaagacggtgtTTTTCTACGTGTTTATCTGTTTGGTCGTAGGGAGCCCATACTATGaagagggaatccacattggaAGGAGTTGAGGGAATCATTGCACGTACACTTCTGCCACACCCTCCGTTGCCTTCCATGTTTTGTGTGAGTGAGAGCTCCCCTTCTTTTCAAGTGCCTACTGTGTTCTCCCAGCGGTTGTACCACTCGTTCGAGCGGTTGTATCGCTGGCTCCTGGCACTTACCCAACCACCACCCCAGGGGTGATACCCTGGGGATGAACATCCCAGTCATGaccaagcggttgtaccgctgctccCAGGCGGTTGTACCGCCACCATGCTTAACATTGACTGTGGGTTTCTCTGGCGGTTGTACCGGCCAAGTACCGCTCAACAACCGGCCTAggttctgttttgatgcggtacttGGGCGGTGGTGGCTCGGTTGGTCTGGTTGTGCCCCGCAAACAGGTACTACCAGTGCCATAAGCGGTTCTACCGCTTGGGACTTAGCCACCCAAGTGTCCAGGGCCAAGCGGTTGCACCGGTGATGTACCACTCGATCACCGCCCACAGGGGTGACTCCCTACTGTTTCAAGgcggtggttgagcggtggctgggcggttgttCTAGTTGTTCTCCACAACCGGTACTACTGCCCTTCTGCCCGGTTGTACCGCTTGAGAGGGTTTCTGCAAGTTACCTATGAGTCCTGGTTGTACCGGGActaggagcggttgtaccgctgcggtGCTGTTTTCGTAGTAACAGTTGGATTTTAGGGTTTGCTATATAAGGGTGGTTCTTCTACCTACCACACTTACCTCTTGCCTCTCTCTCACCACCATTGATACCTTCAAGCTTTCTTGCAtgttctctctctctagccactcaaacttgatgatttgctagggattgaaggaggagacctagatctacacttccaccaaaggatatttgattcccccatactttcttgtgtggattttgttactcttgggtgtttgagcatcctagacggttgaggtcacctcggagccacattccactgtggtgaagctccgtggtttcattgggagcctccaattcggttgtggagagagccccaaccttctttgtaaaggttcggtcgccgccttcaagggcaccaatagtggaataacggcatcttgcattgtgtgagggcgtgaggagaatacagtgaccctagtggcttcttggggagcattgtgcctccacaccgctccaacggagacatacttcctctcaaagggaaggaacttcggtaacacatcctcctcTCCACCGGTTCCGCTCTTGGTTATccattacctttacttgtgcaagcttattgtgTGTTGTACTCctagcttgcttgtgtgcttgttgttgttgcatcatataggttgttcacctagttgcatatctagacaacctactttgatgcaaagtttaatttggtaaagaaaagttaaaaattgttagttgcctattcaccccccgccctctagtcaactatatcgatcctttcaattggtatcagaggttcatctctttattaaggactttgccatcccaagagtatggttgacaccatatatggtgaggaggagcaccccggtgtgattccGTCCTCGTCTATGGTCGATGGGGCATCCCCGGTCTCCGTGAGGAAttcatgtggctttggacacattgaaaacctccatgacggccgaggtcaaaggcatgttcaaagAGTTCCTTGATGGTCTAAAATTATCCACCACACCTTTGGAAGTGGTtactcccactaacaaggtggcggatgccaactccgataagggggaagcttctagtgaaaaGGTTCATTTGCCTAGTGGTAAAAGTGGTAATGGCATCTATTCTCATGTTGAACCACCTCtcacttatggaggaccggttccctccacgcaTTTAAATCATGCGGGTTCTCCTCCCAAGATTGTGAAGAATGAtgattttgactcttgggtttatcgctttaaacgtcatttaaatcatgttaatactaacctttggagaatcattgaggaaggtttctatccacatgatcgaagcaacttcactcctaggatccgcggataatcaattcaatgagaatgctctcttcatcatccaagatgcaattccacccgaagacattGCGCACCTCTGacccttcaccgtggccaaggaagcatggcaccatgttgtttccctctacaagggaagcgcaagcattcaacgctccaaatatgaagtggtgcaagatgaagccgatgagtttgcaatgaatgaagatgaagaaccttgtgagctctaccggagattaaccactttcgcggtctcactccgagatcatgggagcaaggatacggatgacaatgatcaagcgcaagttcctcaaggcaatgatgccctaccacaaggccatgtcctccgtcatccgtcaaaggccggacttccacaccttgtcctcaagtgaagtgttggatgagtttgtggcaatgaggatcttggacaagaccaccaacaatgcggtgttgcgttctcaaagagcaaagaagcccaacctttccTTGAAGGCCaaagttagtgtggaagaagaggaagaagaggagagcaaccccgaagatactaagtatgattaccatgagcacatggctcttgcttcaaggaaattttggagcaagaagaacacaaggcccaacttcaacaagaataactcaagtggcttcaagggcaagcaacgtgcaagaacatgctacaattgtggcaatgtgagccattttgttgcagagtgcccttacgagaagagggaagacaatggtggcaagctcatccgaaaagacaaagccaagtccttccccaacaagaacaacttcaccaagaagactccaactgaagggttggtggctcaagaagactaccatgaggatgatgatgatgatgaagatagtgaagccatggtcatgtcctccgttgccattgccacagctccacgggtgtccctcttcgactcacccaacgagaacatcaccgccaagtgcctcatggctaaagccaccaacaaggtaacccccaacatcaaaaccaccatcattactaatccctccttgacggattgcattgatgaaagtgaggggtctaatgaggaagtaaatgaatttgagtcttttatgagtaagctcaagggaaaatccaagaagcacttcgttgctctcttagaacaacttggtgaagccaatgccaTGAtcaaggctcatgaagaaaccatctctaagatggaaggtcatagttgtgactatgctgatgagatatcggatctctctaatgcactTGCGGAATACGtgttcatcgtttggctcttgaggagtcacacaacgatgaccatgctaaattaaacaaagatcttgatcatgctcttgttgtatctcgtgtgctaaattccgagaaggctaaacttggggttgaccatgctatactcaaggaggagtttgatatacttgacaaggcccacaaggtcttgaagggtgctcatgctagcctcaaggagtctcatgttaaactccaagtgaagttaaccaaggagaaagccacttttcctcatatggtattaattgataatgcaaatgctactaacccatgttgtgacttgtgagcatgtgcatcttgtg
This window encodes:
- the LOC119291093 gene encoding cytochrome P450 90B2, with product MAAIMASITSELLFFLPFILLALLTFYTSAVAKCHGLHWWSGRTKKRRPNLPPGAVGWPFIGETFGYLRAHPATSIGQFMDQHIARYGKIYRSSLFGDRTVVSADAGLNRYILQNEGRLFECSYPRSIGGILGKWSMLVLVGDPHREMRFISLNFLSSVRLRAVLLPEVERHTLLVLRDWLPSSSSSVFSAQHEAKKFTFNLMAKNIMSMDPGEEETERLRLEYITFMKGVVSAPLNFPGTAYWKALKSRATILGVIERKMEERLEKMNKEASSMEEDDLLGWAMKQSNLSKEQILDLLLSLLFAGHETSSMALALAIFFLEGCPKAVEELREEHLEIARRQKLRGECKLSWEDYKEMVFTQCVINETLRLGNVVRFLHRKVIRDVHYNGYDIPSGWKILPVLAAVHLDSSLYEDPSSFNPWRWKGNASGVAQNSNFMPYGGGTRLCAGSELAKLEMAIFLHHLVLNFRWELAEPDQAFVYPFVDFPKGLPIRVHRIAQEEEGEEE